The following are from one region of the Ktedonobacterales bacterium genome:
- a CDS encoding plastocyanin/azurin family copper-binding protein, producing MRSLRWLLLRMPHTTAGWPHPCRLEGRRYNPAPARAEVLLGVLSLVSLSLLLVGCGQPGPGENQTPTLAPVPTLGAPVDMTGSQHVTIKIIDTSANPDGSWYDQPSIKVSVGTSVTWINVSAALHTVTSGDPGAPDGRFDSGMENLLQPGNQGAASAFSFTFTKPGSYSYFCLLHPAMIGLVQVVA from the coding sequence ATGCGTAGCCTTCGCTGGCTCCTGCTTAGAATGCCTCACACAACCGCCGGTTGGCCCCACCCCTGCCGCCTGGAAGGACGGCGCTACAACCCCGCCCCTGCTCGTGCGGAGGTTTTGTTAGGCGTCCTTAGCCTGGTAAGCCTGAGTCTGCTGCTCGTTGGCTGCGGCCAGCCCGGCCCAGGGGAAAACCAGACGCCCACCCTGGCCCCTGTGCCGACGCTGGGCGCGCCAGTGGATATGACCGGCAGCCAGCATGTCACCATCAAAATCATTGACACCAGCGCGAACCCTGACGGCTCTTGGTATGACCAGCCCAGCATCAAGGTCAGCGTAGGAACGTCCGTTACCTGGATCAACGTCTCCGCCGCGCTGCATACCGTGACCAGCGGCGATCCGGGCGCGCCCGATGGACGCTTTGACTCCGGCATGGAAAACCTGCTTCAGCCCGGCAACCAAGGAGCGGCCAGCGCATTTAGCTTCACTTTTACCAAACCTGGCTCCTACAGCTATTTTTGTCTGCTGCATCCGGCGATGATCGGGCTGGTGCAGGTAGTGGCCTAG